AGTTTAAAGAAGCAATCTTGTGCGAATTCGATATTTCATCTGAATCAGAACATGGCACAAAAATAGTGATAGTCCTAGCAATCAGCAAGATAACCGCGAAATTCATATAACTAAAGAAAAGTTTTGGAACCCGTTTAATCGCCATTCCGTttcgaattttgaattttcactTGTTGTGCTGGAGATGCGGCGAAGTTACTTGTTTTCCAAACaaatgaatttgatataaaactCAACCAAGAAAGAACAATAGTACACAACGGGAAGCAAGTAGTTCAAATcgaatcaaaggaaaaaacaacATATTCTTAACATCCTAAATTTTTGGGTAACATGGACAAGCTTTCGAGCATCTAAAGCATAATGTTCAAAGAGTTAGCATCCTGTCGAGAAAAGCAATTTCGTGGAGTCAGGCCAACATCTGCATAGACAATTAGACATGACCTCGCCCGATGGAACTCCGAAAGGCACTTGGAACAATTCCTTCAAATTTTACGTAGAACAACACCCGTCTTGCTTCACAGCTGATACATCGTCCTTGCCCCCAACATTGATCGTCTGTCCCTTGGGCAAGGCTGCTGGGTCATCCCCGATGTCAAGGTCCTTCCTGCTCACAACATGATGGATTTGCGTCAGCACTTCGGTGAAAGCATTTTCGACATTCATGGACTCGAGGGCAGAAGTTTCCATGAAAAAGGTGTTCTCTCGTTCAGCAAACGCCTTAGCATCATCGGTCGAAACGGCTCGCAGGTGACGCAGATCTCCCTTGTTTCCCACCAGCATGATCACAATGTTGGCGTCCGTGTGATCGCGAAGCTCCTTCAACCATCTTTCCACATTTTCAAACGTAACATGACGAGTAACGTCATAGACAAGCAAGGCCCCAACGGCACCTCGATAGTATGCGCTTGTGATCGCACGATACCTTTTACATAAGGAGAACAAAATCAGATGGATATTTACGAACAATGCAGTCTATTAGGGGTCGACCAACAAGAAGATAATCTGCTAGTGTTCATACTTAATGAAGATTGTTCGAAATGGATTCCGAAAACAAATACAAACCCAGTAAGATTCAGCTCAGCTAACTAAAAAGTTACCCTTCTCCCATGGCTGAAACAATGAGAAATAAAAGCTCCAATGTTTTCATTAGCAATTTCACGATATCTTCCTCAAcattctcagcaaccaaacaataccaatcaaacaaacagaCCCATAAAAACAATCCTTTTTCCGATCCAGCAACAAGATAATCTAATCCGTGCAATACCATATTAGCAAAACAACCCCAATTTTCAAAGGAAACcaagaaaacccagaaaataaatcaaaatgcGAATTCCCAGATCTAATTAAGAAAACTTCAGATTTTTAAAGAAACAGAGAATGCGGATCCAAACCTTTCCTGGCCGGCGGTGTCCCAAATCTGGGCCTTGACGACCTTATCATCGACCCGAATGCTTCTGGTGGCGAACTCGACGCCAATGGTGGACTTGGATTCGAGGCTGAACTCGTTCTTCGTGAACCGCGCCAAAAGGTTCGATTTTCCGACGCCCGAGTCGCCGATCAACACCACCTTGAACAAGTAATCGTAATCGTCGTCGGCTCTGTATGCCCCCATCTCCTCTCCAAAATTCAAATACTGCAAAAAAAGGAGCGAATTTTTGTCGTGTTTCTCTTGGGTTTGTCTTTTACTTTCGATTTGGAAGGAATCTGAGGGAGTTCTGGGATGATGGGTTTTTGGAAATTTGGTTATAAATAATGAAGAATCATGGCGATGGCAGTGGATGGATGTGTGTATGTAAGTTATGAGGTGAATGGGTTTTTGTTGGATTTCGCGAGAAATATAGCAAAATGGAGGTTGAAGACAGCCAGCAACCCAAAGCAAGCTGGAAttgtggttttttctttttactcttaGTTGGCGAAATTGTGGTTATGATTAAGAATTCCCGATCCCAAATAAAAGTTCTCGACCTTTTTACCTTTTAGTCACAACAACCAAAGatacgaagaaaaaaaatatattacgaaGTTTTGTGCTTATAATCAAATTCGTTTATCTTATAACTTACTTTGTAAATATCATTTATgcagaaaatgaattaaaaataagatcGTTTGGTCAATTTATTATAGCAAATACATAAACGGTTCGTAACACTTTTACCAATTCTGTTCATCTGTTTTTATACAATTCAATAACTAAAcgaccttaattttaattgattttgcaAAAGATGATCTTCATaaagtaatttataatatgaacatttctaattataaatacgaaattttataaattgacaATGAACGATTTTGAATAGAAACTCATATTCATCATTTGAGTAGCCAAATATTATTCAAAATTAGGCCGACACGTGTTTGTTCTTTTGCATTCAAGAATGACGAACATGAAATGAGAGTAATAATGTAATGGTGGTTTAGTTAAATGTGTGATAGCAATCATATCATCTTGTGTTATTTATTTAGAATATCATGATAACATATCAAGAATATATGGAAGTTTTGCTCTTACATTCAAATTTGAATCTCctctcaaaaattaaaattattatctcttgttttttttttttttttttttttctgatttgagTTGCTTATAACATGATATTGCTCCATTTACTATTTAGATTCAACCCCATAGACCtgtaattttgtttcttttatttaaaattgtatagagaaAGGGTCCAATTGTTATTACAAAATACATACACACTTGTggaaatatatttaatttatatggattcaacaccatatacattttttttgttggaacaCCATATATCTTGAGATATGGTTTCTAGGAAGAAAGGTCAGCTCTTCTAGTCTCTTACGACTATATCAGCTTCAAATCCACGTTAATTTCACCAGCAATAATCCAACGTTTACcatttcaattttgaatttttttttattatttatttttgtatgagTGAGTCTCCTTTGAAAAacatccaacaaaaaaaaaataatgaaaaacgATGTCCAGTAAGATACGTGATTTCTAAGATTCATCCAGACTAAATAATTGGTTACTTTCAAATGTTCATGATAATTTCTAACCGACACATGATTAATTTGAGGTTTATCATATAAGTTTTGAATTATAACAAAGGGGACGAATTCAtggcaccatttttttttttataattttttacatCATTTTTGTAGGGTCtatttcgtaatgtatttcaacaatcTGAACGATCTATCATTTAGGTATTATCATGTCTGCCAAAAATCACTGAAATTTGAAACTATATGACTGTTGAGTTGAGAATTAAGGGTTTCTTTGTATAATAGTATTCGTCCATTTTCTTcattacaaatgaatgtcttaatggttttgaatttttctaattttttgcaaggatgatctatgaataatGTCCAAAAAACTAGATGGTCTAGATTGTTAAAGTACATTACAGAGTGGGTTCCACAAAACATGTgtaaaaaattgtgtaaaaaaaatagtGCCACATATCCACCCTATAACAAATTTATGTATTGTGCGCAAAGGTTGAAGATTAGGCTAGGTTAAACTAAAAGGAAAGTGAATGTTGGATCAGCTTTCACGGTAGAAAAAAGCATGCAAACACAGGTCATCTCCAATGGAGAGGGCTAAAAGTTCAAAAGCGAAAAAATGGCATGATTTGCccaaaaactcatctccaacaAATGACTGAGTTATAATTCTATGGAGTTAACCAAACCATTATTTAGCCAAATGGGCATCATGCTGGTTAAATGTAGCCATCGGCTTAGCCCTTTCTTGGAGGTCAACCTCAATcgcaataattgattcaaattcaatggcTAGATTTAAAAACATTAGACGGTAGTTTAATTAactaaccaataaatttaaagaataaacttaaaactaataaatattGAGGGGATTATGTTTAGtttcttcggttggagatgttATAATTCTGGACAGGACTATATTTGATCatttcgattggagatggcctcagACCCTCGAAGACCCAGCT
This genomic stretch from Pyrus communis chromosome 2, drPyrComm1.1, whole genome shotgun sequence harbors:
- the LOC137725731 gene encoding ras-related protein RABA1f-like; the protein is MGAYRADDDYDYLFKVVLIGDSGVGKSNLLARFTKNEFSLESKSTIGVEFATRSIRVDDKVVKAQIWDTAGQERYRAITSAYYRGAVGALLVYDVTRHVTFENVERWLKELRDHTDANIVIMLVGNKGDLRHLRAVSTDDAKAFAERENTFFMETSALESMNVENAFTEVLTQIHHVVSRKDLDIGDDPAALPKGQTINVGGKDDVSAVKQDGCCST